One window from the genome of Alosa alosa isolate M-15738 ecotype Scorff River chromosome 15, AALO_Geno_1.1, whole genome shotgun sequence encodes:
- the gdpd4a gene encoding glycerophosphodiester phosphodiesterase domain-containing protein 5 isoform X2 has translation MLIVTFFLSLVFLYFWSEAQNDYDDFDWFNFGNLGFWFPWSVVLLVVAAALFTYIAILLLLAVCLLSEGQRLYLHWSHKIGILVTLTFSISATAVLSDLWSRQWRTLLLSLQVTAPFLHLGGVSLMTLLSWPVALHFFRMNKRVRQVAILGLYLAVLFALYLVPLGMHSPCIKEEGTLGPAPALIGHRGAPMLAPENTQLSFEKAVEAGGDGLETDVTISYDGVPFLMHDRTLRRTTNVREVFPNRTDMPADMFTWAELEMLDAGSWFLQRDPFGTAWSLSLEEQELTQNQTVPSLIEFLNLAARHGSLVIFDLHRPPRGHPYRDTWITRTLEVLHNESYINSSQVLWLPSEQRVLVQELDPELQQTSGSRGSIEELQRDHIVRLNLHYSSMSQEQISKYATVNISTNLYVVSQPWLYSLAWCAGVHSVTTNAMHILKNLQRPLFLMTPEQYSLMWMLTDAVSVVFIVLVFAFHWWRERCLPFWSGSRQVHENGPYSKFRTAELSDVWSVSSMSVRGEAHILPNTPNLPTIPEEPLV, from the exons ATGCTCATTGTGACGTTCTTCCTGTCCTTGGTTTTCCTGTACTTCTGGAGTGAGGCTCAGAATGACTATGATGATTTTGATTG gtttaaCTTTGGGAACCTGGGCTTCTGGTTCCCCTGGTcagttgtgctgctggtggtggctgCAGCCCTCTTCACCTACATCGCCATCCTGCTG CTCCTGGCAGTGTGCCTGCTCTCCGAGGGACAGAGGCTCTACCTGCACTGGAGCCACAag ATTGGCATCCTGGTGACCCTCACCTTCTCCATCAGCGCCACGGCAGTGCTGTCTGACCTGTGGAGCCGGCAGTGGAGGAcgctcctgctctctctgcag GTGACGGCCCCTTTCCTCCATCTGGGTGGGGTGTCTCTCATGACGCTGCTGTCGTGGCCGGTGGCCCTGCACTTCTTCCGCATGAATAAAAGAG TGCGGCAGGTAGCTATCCTGGGGCTTTATCTGGCAGTCCTGTTTGCCTTATACCTGGTGCCCCTGGGCATGCACTCTCCCTGCATTAAAGAGGAGGGCACCCTGGGCCCAGCACCAGCTCTCATCGGACACAGAGGAGCTCCCATG CTTGCACCAGAAAACACGCAGCTGTCCTTTGAGAAGGCAGTGGAGGCGGGGGGAGATGGCCTGGAGACTGACGTCACCATCAG CTATGATGGCGTGCCTTTCCTCATGCATGACCGGACCCTGCGGCGGACCACCAACGTCCGTGAGGTCTTCCCCAACCGCACAGACATGCCGGCAGACATGTTCACCTGGGCGGAACTGGAGATGCTGGATGCTGGTTCCTGGTTCCTACAG CGGGACCCATTTGGTACCGCCTGGTCCCTGAGCCTGGAGGAGCAGGAGCTGACGCAGAACCAGACGGTCCCCTCGCTGATAGAGTTCCTGAACCTGGCGGCGCGCCACGGGAGCCTGGTGATCTTCGACCTGCACAGGCCACCGAGGGGCCATCCGTACCGGGACACGTGGATCACACGCACCCTGGAGGTTCTGCACAATGAGTCCTACATCAACTCCAGCCAG GTGCTGTGGCTGCCGTCGGAGCAGCGGGTGCTGGTGCAGGAGCTGGACCCCGAGCTGCAGCAGACCTCGGGCAGCCGCGGCTCCATCGAGGAGCTGCAGCGGGACCACATCGTCCGGCTCAACCTCCACTACAGCTCCATGTCTCAGGAGCAGATCAG TAAGTACGCGACGGTGAACATCTCCACCAACCTGTATGTGGTCAGTCAGCCGTGGCTCTACTCCCTGGCCTGGTGCGCTGGCGTCCACTCGGTCACCACCAACGCCATGCACATACTGAAGAACCTGCAGCGGCCACTCTTCCTCATG ACTCCAGAGCAGTACAGCCTGATGTGGATGTTAACGGATGCTGTGTCTGTTGTCTTCATCGTTCTGGTCTTTGCTTTCCATTG GTGGCGAGAGAGATGTTTGCCTTTCTGGTCAGGCAGCAGGCAGGTACACGAGAATGGACCCTACAGCAAATTCCGGACAG CGGAACTGAGCGACGTGTGGTCCGTGTCCAGCATGAGCGTGCGTGGCGAGGCCCACATCCTGCCCAACACGCCCAATCTGCCCACCATCCCCGAGGAGCCCCTCgtctga
- the gdpd4a gene encoding glycerophosphodiester phosphodiesterase domain-containing protein 5 isoform X1, whose amino-acid sequence MLIVTFFLSLVFLYFWSEAQNDYDDFDWFNFGNLGFWFPWSVVLLVVAAALFTYIAILLLLAVCLLSEGQRLYLHWSHKIGILVTLTFSISATAVLSDLWSRQWRTLLLSLQVTAPFLHLGGVSLMTLLSWPVALHFFRMNKRVRQVAILGLYLAVLFALYLVPLGMHSPCIKEEGTLGPAPALIGHRGAPMLAPENTQLSFEKAVEAGGDGLETDVTISYDGVPFLMHDRTLRRTTNVREVFPNRTDMPADMFTWAELEMLDAGSWFLQRDPFGTAWSLSLEEQELTQNQTVPSLIEFLNLAARHGSLVIFDLHRPPRGHPYRDTWITRTLEVLHNESYINSSQVLWLPSEQRVLVQELDPELQQTSGSRGSIEELQRDHIVRLNLHYSSMSQEQISKYATVNISTNLYVVSQPWLYSLAWCAGVHSVTTNAMHILKNLQRPLFLMTPEQYSLMWMLTDAVSVVFIVLVFAFHWWRERCLPFWSGSRQVHENGPYSKFRTDQSDVLGIRWNPILSERTAPVLVSLPMDPTLSLHTPSVPRHGYPVLV is encoded by the exons ATGCTCATTGTGACGTTCTTCCTGTCCTTGGTTTTCCTGTACTTCTGGAGTGAGGCTCAGAATGACTATGATGATTTTGATTG gtttaaCTTTGGGAACCTGGGCTTCTGGTTCCCCTGGTcagttgtgctgctggtggtggctgCAGCCCTCTTCACCTACATCGCCATCCTGCTG CTCCTGGCAGTGTGCCTGCTCTCCGAGGGACAGAGGCTCTACCTGCACTGGAGCCACAag ATTGGCATCCTGGTGACCCTCACCTTCTCCATCAGCGCCACGGCAGTGCTGTCTGACCTGTGGAGCCGGCAGTGGAGGAcgctcctgctctctctgcag GTGACGGCCCCTTTCCTCCATCTGGGTGGGGTGTCTCTCATGACGCTGCTGTCGTGGCCGGTGGCCCTGCACTTCTTCCGCATGAATAAAAGAG TGCGGCAGGTAGCTATCCTGGGGCTTTATCTGGCAGTCCTGTTTGCCTTATACCTGGTGCCCCTGGGCATGCACTCTCCCTGCATTAAAGAGGAGGGCACCCTGGGCCCAGCACCAGCTCTCATCGGACACAGAGGAGCTCCCATG CTTGCACCAGAAAACACGCAGCTGTCCTTTGAGAAGGCAGTGGAGGCGGGGGGAGATGGCCTGGAGACTGACGTCACCATCAG CTATGATGGCGTGCCTTTCCTCATGCATGACCGGACCCTGCGGCGGACCACCAACGTCCGTGAGGTCTTCCCCAACCGCACAGACATGCCGGCAGACATGTTCACCTGGGCGGAACTGGAGATGCTGGATGCTGGTTCCTGGTTCCTACAG CGGGACCCATTTGGTACCGCCTGGTCCCTGAGCCTGGAGGAGCAGGAGCTGACGCAGAACCAGACGGTCCCCTCGCTGATAGAGTTCCTGAACCTGGCGGCGCGCCACGGGAGCCTGGTGATCTTCGACCTGCACAGGCCACCGAGGGGCCATCCGTACCGGGACACGTGGATCACACGCACCCTGGAGGTTCTGCACAATGAGTCCTACATCAACTCCAGCCAG GTGCTGTGGCTGCCGTCGGAGCAGCGGGTGCTGGTGCAGGAGCTGGACCCCGAGCTGCAGCAGACCTCGGGCAGCCGCGGCTCCATCGAGGAGCTGCAGCGGGACCACATCGTCCGGCTCAACCTCCACTACAGCTCCATGTCTCAGGAGCAGATCAG TAAGTACGCGACGGTGAACATCTCCACCAACCTGTATGTGGTCAGTCAGCCGTGGCTCTACTCCCTGGCCTGGTGCGCTGGCGTCCACTCGGTCACCACCAACGCCATGCACATACTGAAGAACCTGCAGCGGCCACTCTTCCTCATG ACTCCAGAGCAGTACAGCCTGATGTGGATGTTAACGGATGCTGTGTCTGTTGTCTTCATCGTTCTGGTCTTTGCTTTCCATTG GTGGCGAGAGAGATGTTTGCCTTTCTGGTCAGGCAGCAGGCAGGTACACGAGAATGGACCCTACAGCAAATTCCGGACAG ATCAGTCGGATGTCCTGGGGATTCGCTGGAACCCCATCTTGTCCGAGCGGACGGCCCCCGTGCTGGTCTCCCTGCCCATGGACCCCACCCTGTCCCTGCATACCCCCTCCGTGCCCAGGCATGGCTAccctgtgcttgtgtga